One Lacticaseibacillus rhamnosus genomic window carries:
- a CDS encoding glycosyltransferase family 39 protein — MKQRVELILEDSNKFINRLARYLLVGVFIFCLLCLFKIQVVEGAAWGTPAFVLGGMGVVITFFLLFKLSTVNLSDWQALFLLAGITIIFLGLWNYVYRTKPVSDYQVLLEGARDIVNGTFKSQAVKPSDYFRYYNFQIGYAYYLSVFMRVFGDRLLYFKIVEMVVITLTVLTLYKTLRLFSNRHVAFFGAGLFAFFPFIFIGAGIINNQHEGLLLEALAIYFVLKRRSWLNLLIAAICIAVAQVLRPTAVVVAMAILVALIIQAIQQKSRQRLGEAVLFLSCFWILGWAINQLFILSGIAPYGIKGGNPYYKFLIGLTGKGVSGKYTTSARKSQLYYDLKAYHFDYALYKDAAAEKLRNAFTHGIDIQEVMKRFTGFIGNVDNQYNLGGNQHFLDRHPLLISSLNFSGIVIYSSTVLGTFKRVLTEKRVTTRMSYLLPALVFGMFFFAYIFMETQARYRFEQYYVLFLLAVPTLYQWLVQVQKRTFDREISDHRI, encoded by the coding sequence GTGAAACAGCGTGTTGAACTTATTCTTGAAGATTCTAATAAGTTTATTAATCGGTTGGCAAGGTACCTGCTTGTTGGGGTCTTCATATTCTGCCTATTGTGTCTTTTTAAAATCCAGGTGGTAGAAGGAGCTGCTTGGGGAACACCCGCCTTTGTACTGGGAGGTATGGGCGTTGTAATCACCTTTTTTTTACTTTTTAAACTAAGTACCGTTAACCTCTCTGATTGGCAAGCTCTATTTTTGCTGGCAGGGATCACGATTATTTTCTTGGGACTTTGGAATTATGTGTATCGAACAAAGCCGGTCAGTGACTATCAGGTATTGCTTGAAGGTGCGCGTGATATTGTCAATGGGACTTTTAAGAGCCAAGCAGTTAAGCCTAGCGATTACTTTAGATATTATAATTTCCAGATTGGCTATGCCTATTATCTTTCAGTGTTCATGCGCGTGTTTGGTGATCGTCTTTTATACTTTAAAATTGTTGAAATGGTGGTCATAACCTTAACTGTTCTGACACTTTATAAAACGTTAAGGCTATTTTCAAATCGTCATGTTGCTTTTTTTGGGGCAGGGCTGTTTGCATTTTTCCCATTTATCTTCATTGGCGCCGGCATTATTAATAACCAACACGAGGGTCTGTTGTTGGAAGCCTTAGCGATATACTTTGTTCTTAAACGTCGATCTTGGCTGAATCTTTTAATAGCGGCTATTTGCATCGCAGTGGCCCAGGTTTTGCGTCCGACTGCGGTGGTAGTGGCAATGGCGATTTTGGTTGCCTTAATTATTCAAGCGATTCAGCAAAAAAGTCGGCAACGTTTAGGTGAGGCCGTCTTATTTCTAAGCTGCTTTTGGATCCTTGGGTGGGCCATTAATCAGCTGTTTATTCTTTCGGGTATTGCACCATACGGGATCAAAGGCGGGAACCCTTACTATAAGTTCTTAATTGGTCTGACCGGGAAAGGCGTTAGCGGCAAGTATACGACAAGTGCCCGAAAGTCACAGCTCTATTATGATTTGAAGGCCTATCACTTCGATTATGCACTTTATAAAGACGCGGCTGCCGAGAAACTAAGAAATGCCTTTACACATGGCATCGATATTCAGGAAGTTATGAAGCGATTCACAGGCTTCATTGGAAATGTCGATAATCAATATAATCTTGGCGGTAATCAACATTTCCTGGATCGCCATCCGTTACTAATCTCATCTTTGAACTTTTCAGGGATAGTTATTTATTCCAGCACGGTTTTGGGGACCTTCAAGCGTGTTTTAACGGAAAAACGGGTGACAACGCGAATGAGCTACCTTTTACCGGCGCTTGTTTTTGGTATGTTCTTTTTTGCTTATATTTTTATGGAAACTCAGGCGCGATATCGGTTTGAACAGTATTATGTTTTATTCTTGTTGGCGGTACCGACACTTTACCAATGGCTTGTTCAGGTTCAGAAAAGAACTTTCGACCGTGAGATTTCTGATCACCGAATTTGA